One genomic region from Anguilla rostrata isolate EN2019 chromosome 2, ASM1855537v3, whole genome shotgun sequence encodes:
- the LOC135247471 gene encoding PDZ domain-containing protein 7-like isoform X2 gives MAHSSGLGRKEMTNGSHSAGHAGGAHTAARNLLRKQQRQHRRMRSSSPMGRVILINSPVDGGDDCEDIHTITVDKSADGRLGFSVRGGSEHGLGVFVSKVEDDSSAEQAGLCVGDKLVEVNGISLESITMSSAVKVLTGNNRLRMVVRRVGKVPGIRYSKEKTTWVDLIHRRMVVEESGNTPSEASSDSALRRIIHLYTTSDDYCLGFNIRGGREFGLGIYVSKLDPGGLAEQHGIKMGDQILAANGVSFENISHSSAVEVLKSHTHIMLTIKEVGRYPAYKEMVAEYSWLDKLANGTGHSSSHGSDSNSLSSSLSWGTPASSLSGLSQVMLPPMLPCFGPDMVDVNLGGDPPRQPSAEASIQTDPPEPDHALVSTETSRSLGATVLLRDTAIRGESLERGARRGTLTSEGRLVSPKTALLMALSKPPRPIRRSRSHITVSEENQKKWKKKLQKGAVEEGEKTLKRSKTFVSLLFRGARKRDASRGRSKSPSRSETDREKGSNHSLLPVPETLGVVEDMARKLLGEDEVAAVMRHCRRFASERVVEDLVHPLLAILDRPEKLLLLREIRMLIHPTDLGRFDSMVIPFEMEAYDILKSRSVRSPALRSPHTSLVPKRHLITPIPDYRGGFQLHPSRDLERDRQLMEEVERLRLSRSPDARQRPSRAFTPLLDIPVDGYVADPPRRRPASPASPAYPNWLLSDSPHSTGRRSPSRTENGMARPVRSDEAPLRSAGDAGDSIPERGRSPFRNGHTRARKDRGGEPKEDGRDAAYPPASAPRRSRPPLSLVFGSHVDSDLPAPPAVKAGNEHAKGQAPSSSENGHSGAAPVQEYELTTVAISKTKQSLGISISGGAESRVQPVVKIEKIFPGGAASTCQVLKAGLELVSVDGESLRGVSHQQAVDAIRRAFSNKSKDPMVFVVKVPKTEDR, from the exons ATGGCTCACTCGTCTGGCTTGGGACGTAAAGAGATGACCAACGGCTCCCACTCGGCGGGCCACGCCGGGGGGGCGCACACGGCCGCCCGAAACCTGCTGAGGAAGCAGCAGAGGCAGCACCGGCGGATGCGCTCCTCCTCCCCGATGGGCCGGGTCATCCTCATCAATTCGCCGGTCGACG GTGGCGATGACTGCGAGGACATCCACACGATCACGGTGGACAAGAGCGCGGACGGCCGGCTGGGCTTCAGCGTGCGCGGGGGCTCGGAGCACGGCCTCGGCGTGTTCGTCAGCAAGGTGGAGGACGACAGCTCCGCAG AGCAAGCTGGCCTATGCGTGGGGGACAAGCTGGTGGAGGTGAATGGGATCAGCCTGGAGAGCATCACCATGAGCAGCGCGGTGAAGGTCCTGACGGGCAACAACCGCCTCCGCATGGTGGTCCGGAGGGTGGGCAAGGTGCCCGGCATCCGCTACTCTAAGGAGAAGACCACCTG GGTGGACCTGATCCATCGCAGGATGGTGGTGGAGGAGAGCGGGAACACCCCCTCTGAGGCCAGCTCAGACAGCGCCCTCCGCAGGATCATTCACCTCTACACCACCTCTGACGACTACTGCCTGGGGTTCAACATCCGCGGGGGCAGGGAGTTCGGCCTGGGGATCTATGTGTCCAA GCTGGATCCAGGGGGACTGGCAGAACAGCACGGGATTAAGATGGGGGACCAGATCCTGGCAGCCAATGGGGTGAGCTTTGAGAACATCAGCCACAGCAGCGCCGTGGAGGTTTTGaagagccacacccacatcatGCTCACCATCAAG GAGGTCGGACGATATCCTGCTTACAAAGAGATGGTGGCAGAATACAGCTGGCTAGATAAGT TGGCAAACGGGACGGGGCACTCCTCCTCTCACGGTTCGGACTCTAACTCCCTGAGCTCGTCGCTTTCGTGGGGCACCCCGGCCAGCTCCCTCAGCGGGCTGTCCCAGGTGATGCTCCCTCCCATGCTCCCTTGCTTCGGCCCCGACATGGTGGACGTGAACCTCGGCGGCGACCCGCCTCGCCAGCCCAGCGCCGAGGCCTCCATCCAGACCGACCCCCCCGAGCCTGATCACGCGCTCGTCTCCACGGAAACCAGCCGGAGCCTGGGGGCCACCGTGCTGCTGAGGGACACGGCCATTCGGGGCGAGAGCTTGGAGCGGGGGGCCAGGAGAGGCACGCTCACCTCCGAGGGGAGGCTGGTGTCCCCGAAAACCGCTCTGCTCATGGCCCTGAGCAAGCCACCCCGGCCCATCCGCAGGTCCCGGAGCCACATCACTGTGTCAG AAGAAAATCAGAAGAAGTGGAAGAAAAAGCTGCAGAAGGGggcggtggaggagggggagaagacCCTAAAACGCTCCAAGACTTTCGTCAGCCTGCTGTTCAGGGGCGCGCGCAAGAGGGAcgcctccagggggcgctcaAAGTCTCCGTCTCGCTCAGAAACAGACCGCG AGAAAGGATCGAACCACAGCCTGCTGCCGGTGCCCGAGACGCTGGGGGTGGTGGAGGACATGGCCAGGAAGCTCCTGGGCGAGGACGAGGTGGCGGCCGTCATGAGGCACTGCAGGCGG TTTGCGTCAGAGCGAGTGGTAGAGGACCTGGtgcaccccctgctggccatTCTGGACAGGCCCGAGAAGCTGCTGCTACTGAGGGAAATCAG GATGCTCATCCACCCCACGGACTTGGGCCGCTTCGACAGCATGGTAATCCCCTTCGAAATGGAGGCCTACGACATCCTGAAGAGCCGATCTG tcagGTCCCCTGCCCTACGTTCGCCTCACACCAGCCTGGTCCCGAAAcgtcacctcatcacccccatCCCAG ACTACAGGGGAGGCTTTCAGCTGCACCCCTCGCGGGACCTGGAGAGGGATCGGCAGCTGATGGAGGAAGTAGAAAGGCTCCGCCTGTCCAGGTCGCCGGACGCCCGCCAGCGCCCCTCCAGGGCCTTCACCCCCCTGCTGGACATCCCGGTGGACGGCTACGTCGCGGACCCCCCCCGGCGTCGCCCCGCCAGCCCCGCCAGCCCCGCGTACCCGAACTGGCTCCTGTCCGATTCCCCCCACAGCACGGGCCGGCGCTCCCCCTCCAGGACAGAAAATGGTATGGCCCGTCCTGTCCGCTCCGACGAGGCGCCCTTGCGCTCCGCCGGAGACGCGGGCGATTCCATcccggagagggggaggtcTCCGTTCAGAAACGGCCACACTCGCGCTAGAaaggacagagggggggagcCCAAAGAGGACGGGAGGGACGCCGCGTATCCGCCGGCGAGCGCGCCCCGCCGCAGCCGGCCCCCGCTCTCCCTGGTCTTCGGCTCTCACGTGGACTCTGACCtcccagcgccccctgcagtcAAAGCGGGGAACGAACACGCGAAGGGTCAAGCCCCTTCTTCTTCAGAGAATGGCCATTCTGGTGCTGCCCCAGTCCAGGAGTATGAGCTCACCACTGTCGCTATCTCCAAGACCAAGCAGTCTTTGG GGATCAGCATCTCAGGAGGGGCAGAGTCCAGGGTGCAGCCAGTGGTGAAGATAGAGAAAATATTTCCAGGAGGAGCCGCGTCGACCTGCCAAGTGCTGAAG
- the LOC135247471 gene encoding PDZ domain-containing protein 7-like isoform X1 has protein sequence MAHSSGLGRKEMTNGSHSAGHAGGAHTAARNLLRKQQRQHRRMRSSSPMGRVILINSPVDGGDDCEDIHTITVDKSADGRLGFSVRGGSEHGLGVFVSKVEDDSSAEQAGLCVGDKLVEVNGISLESITMSSAVKVLTGNNRLRMVVRRVGKVPGIRYSKEKTTWVDLIHRRMVVEESGNTPSEASSDSALRRIIHLYTTSDDYCLGFNIRGGREFGLGIYVSKLDPGGLAEQHGIKMGDQILAANGVSFENISHSSAVEVLKSHTHIMLTIKEVGRYPAYKEMVAEYSWLDKLANGTGHSSSHGSDSNSLSSSLSWGTPASSLSGLSQVMLPPMLPCFGPDMVDVNLGGDPPRQPSAEASIQTDPPEPDHALVSTETSRSLGATVLLRDTAIRGESLERGARRGTLTSEGRLVSPKTALLMALSKPPRPIRRSRSHITVSEENQKKWKKKLQKGAVEEGEKTLKRSKTFVSLLFRGARKRDASRGRSKSPSRSETDRGLWFGMKGQKKEKGSNHSLLPVPETLGVVEDMARKLLGEDEVAAVMRHCRRFASERVVEDLVHPLLAILDRPEKLLLLREIRMLIHPTDLGRFDSMVIPFEMEAYDILKSRSVRSPALRSPHTSLVPKRHLITPIPDYRGGFQLHPSRDLERDRQLMEEVERLRLSRSPDARQRPSRAFTPLLDIPVDGYVADPPRRRPASPASPAYPNWLLSDSPHSTGRRSPSRTENGMARPVRSDEAPLRSAGDAGDSIPERGRSPFRNGHTRARKDRGGEPKEDGRDAAYPPASAPRRSRPPLSLVFGSHVDSDLPAPPAVKAGNEHAKGQAPSSSENGHSGAAPVQEYELTTVAISKTKQSLGISISGGAESRVQPVVKIEKIFPGGAASTCQVLKAGLELVSVDGESLRGVSHQQAVDAIRRAFSNKSKDPMVFVVKVPKTEDR, from the exons ATGGCTCACTCGTCTGGCTTGGGACGTAAAGAGATGACCAACGGCTCCCACTCGGCGGGCCACGCCGGGGGGGCGCACACGGCCGCCCGAAACCTGCTGAGGAAGCAGCAGAGGCAGCACCGGCGGATGCGCTCCTCCTCCCCGATGGGCCGGGTCATCCTCATCAATTCGCCGGTCGACG GTGGCGATGACTGCGAGGACATCCACACGATCACGGTGGACAAGAGCGCGGACGGCCGGCTGGGCTTCAGCGTGCGCGGGGGCTCGGAGCACGGCCTCGGCGTGTTCGTCAGCAAGGTGGAGGACGACAGCTCCGCAG AGCAAGCTGGCCTATGCGTGGGGGACAAGCTGGTGGAGGTGAATGGGATCAGCCTGGAGAGCATCACCATGAGCAGCGCGGTGAAGGTCCTGACGGGCAACAACCGCCTCCGCATGGTGGTCCGGAGGGTGGGCAAGGTGCCCGGCATCCGCTACTCTAAGGAGAAGACCACCTG GGTGGACCTGATCCATCGCAGGATGGTGGTGGAGGAGAGCGGGAACACCCCCTCTGAGGCCAGCTCAGACAGCGCCCTCCGCAGGATCATTCACCTCTACACCACCTCTGACGACTACTGCCTGGGGTTCAACATCCGCGGGGGCAGGGAGTTCGGCCTGGGGATCTATGTGTCCAA GCTGGATCCAGGGGGACTGGCAGAACAGCACGGGATTAAGATGGGGGACCAGATCCTGGCAGCCAATGGGGTGAGCTTTGAGAACATCAGCCACAGCAGCGCCGTGGAGGTTTTGaagagccacacccacatcatGCTCACCATCAAG GAGGTCGGACGATATCCTGCTTACAAAGAGATGGTGGCAGAATACAGCTGGCTAGATAAGT TGGCAAACGGGACGGGGCACTCCTCCTCTCACGGTTCGGACTCTAACTCCCTGAGCTCGTCGCTTTCGTGGGGCACCCCGGCCAGCTCCCTCAGCGGGCTGTCCCAGGTGATGCTCCCTCCCATGCTCCCTTGCTTCGGCCCCGACATGGTGGACGTGAACCTCGGCGGCGACCCGCCTCGCCAGCCCAGCGCCGAGGCCTCCATCCAGACCGACCCCCCCGAGCCTGATCACGCGCTCGTCTCCACGGAAACCAGCCGGAGCCTGGGGGCCACCGTGCTGCTGAGGGACACGGCCATTCGGGGCGAGAGCTTGGAGCGGGGGGCCAGGAGAGGCACGCTCACCTCCGAGGGGAGGCTGGTGTCCCCGAAAACCGCTCTGCTCATGGCCCTGAGCAAGCCACCCCGGCCCATCCGCAGGTCCCGGAGCCACATCACTGTGTCAG AAGAAAATCAGAAGAAGTGGAAGAAAAAGCTGCAGAAGGGggcggtggaggagggggagaagacCCTAAAACGCTCCAAGACTTTCGTCAGCCTGCTGTTCAGGGGCGCGCGCAAGAGGGAcgcctccagggggcgctcaAAGTCTCCGTCTCGCTCAGAAACAGACCGCG GTCTCTGGTTTGGCATGAAAGGCCAGAAGAAGG AGAAAGGATCGAACCACAGCCTGCTGCCGGTGCCCGAGACGCTGGGGGTGGTGGAGGACATGGCCAGGAAGCTCCTGGGCGAGGACGAGGTGGCGGCCGTCATGAGGCACTGCAGGCGG TTTGCGTCAGAGCGAGTGGTAGAGGACCTGGtgcaccccctgctggccatTCTGGACAGGCCCGAGAAGCTGCTGCTACTGAGGGAAATCAG GATGCTCATCCACCCCACGGACTTGGGCCGCTTCGACAGCATGGTAATCCCCTTCGAAATGGAGGCCTACGACATCCTGAAGAGCCGATCTG tcagGTCCCCTGCCCTACGTTCGCCTCACACCAGCCTGGTCCCGAAAcgtcacctcatcacccccatCCCAG ACTACAGGGGAGGCTTTCAGCTGCACCCCTCGCGGGACCTGGAGAGGGATCGGCAGCTGATGGAGGAAGTAGAAAGGCTCCGCCTGTCCAGGTCGCCGGACGCCCGCCAGCGCCCCTCCAGGGCCTTCACCCCCCTGCTGGACATCCCGGTGGACGGCTACGTCGCGGACCCCCCCCGGCGTCGCCCCGCCAGCCCCGCCAGCCCCGCGTACCCGAACTGGCTCCTGTCCGATTCCCCCCACAGCACGGGCCGGCGCTCCCCCTCCAGGACAGAAAATGGTATGGCCCGTCCTGTCCGCTCCGACGAGGCGCCCTTGCGCTCCGCCGGAGACGCGGGCGATTCCATcccggagagggggaggtcTCCGTTCAGAAACGGCCACACTCGCGCTAGAaaggacagagggggggagcCCAAAGAGGACGGGAGGGACGCCGCGTATCCGCCGGCGAGCGCGCCCCGCCGCAGCCGGCCCCCGCTCTCCCTGGTCTTCGGCTCTCACGTGGACTCTGACCtcccagcgccccctgcagtcAAAGCGGGGAACGAACACGCGAAGGGTCAAGCCCCTTCTTCTTCAGAGAATGGCCATTCTGGTGCTGCCCCAGTCCAGGAGTATGAGCTCACCACTGTCGCTATCTCCAAGACCAAGCAGTCTTTGG GGATCAGCATCTCAGGAGGGGCAGAGTCCAGGGTGCAGCCAGTGGTGAAGATAGAGAAAATATTTCCAGGAGGAGCCGCGTCGACCTGCCAAGTGCTGAAG